The Lycium barbarum isolate Lr01 chromosome 9, ASM1917538v2, whole genome shotgun sequence genome has a segment encoding these proteins:
- the LOC132611994 gene encoding uncharacterized protein LOC132611994: MLDHRVFFQVIKNPKECKAVPLSNGRELEEVSPKNKKKVDAELIPAQRIEAEKSPEKVMKQSESVVTRPPPAFPQHFYKQKIDASCKKFLDILNSRVRSKIPPKLKDPGSFNSSITIGNIEVGIAMCDLGASINQMPISVFQLLGLDKNVPLIIGRGFLATVDAVIRARDGKMLMTVDGQKATFDVFKDTRLRPSL; this comes from the exons ATGTTAGACCACAGGGTGTTCTTCCAAGTTATAAAGAATCCTAAAGAATGTAAAGCAGTCCCCTTGAGTAATGGAAGAGAACTTGAAGAAGTGTCACCAAAGAACAAAAAGAAGGTAGATGCTGAACTCATTCCTGCTCAAAGAATTGAAGCTGAAAAGAGTCCCGAGAAAGTCATGAAACAGTCTGAAAGTGTAGTGACCAGACCACCTCCAGCGTTTCCACAGCACTTTTATAAACAGAAAATAGATGCATCCTGTAAGAAATTTCTTGACATATTGAA ttctagagtgaggagtaagATTCCACCAAAGCTGAAAGATCCGGGCAGTTTCAATAGTTCTATCACTATTGGTAATATCGAGGTTGGGATAGCAAtgtgtgatttgggtgctagtattaatcaAATGCCCATCTCTGTGTTCCAACTGTTAGGGTTGG ATAAGAATGTCCCTCTCATCATAGGAAGGGGATTCTTAGCGACGGTTGATGCAGTTATCCGAGCCAGAGATGGGAAGATGTTAATGACGGTTGATGGGCAGAAAGCTACTTTTGATGTGTTCAAAGATACTAGGCTTCGACCCTCATTGTGA